The Aspergillus luchuensis IFO 4308 DNA, chromosome 7, nearly complete sequence genome has a segment encoding these proteins:
- a CDS encoding uncharacterized protein (COG:S;~EggNog:ENOG410PNJ6;~TransMembrane:6 (o28-46i67-86o168-186i198-219o311-331i338-360o);~antiSMASH:Cluster_7.1): MLPMSTNSTFTAAIVDGWIDEPDGRGTWSILSSCLLTIVLCCWTAVMPNIPARSDRWYHGLRDRLHLASLGLLGPEFLLMLALGQWSSARASVKGFEQLLTTKTTKRPLWTLTHAFYADMGGFLIDGPGTDRPFPVNAKQLRFLIEKGYVDYPMIGEDDINDRNKSDAFSRVIAVCQALWLLVNCAMRVAQGLALTTLELTTISFVVVFLVTSFCWRFKPSDISSTLTLHANTDINIIREQHCPYPSQEWHETPLDFVCDDVSFCAVHWHYYTEILRKMHIPMFSRPMTAKPRDRIVSDNFPITDLKADCIATPVLLAFGSMFMLAWNFHFPSPVEHLLWRIASIYNLVFTVIGGLHAGYCDKILLPREYKRRMVLPLSTVKTSTNPSRQRSCLRNLAAKLRNIDPYRNPKREVPLRVLFPTSVLCAAYCVGRAYVLTEDFIGLRSLPASAFQTVSWSDYVPHL, from the exons ATGCTCCCCATGTCAACAAATTCTACCTTTACCGCAGCCATAGTTGATGGCTGGATTGACGAGCCCGATGGGCGTGGCACCTGGTCCATTCTTTCGAGCTGTCTACTGACTATTGTACTATGTTGCTGGACGGCTGTCATGCCCAACATCCCTGCCCGCTCCGACCGATGGTATCATGGCCTACGCGACCGACTGCATTTGGCTTCTCTGGGACTTTTGGGCCCCGAATTTCTCCTTATGCTGGCGCTAGGGCAGTGGTCCTCGGCGCGAGCGTCTGTCAAG GGATTTGAGCAACTATTGACAACAAAGACCACTAAGCGACCCCTTTGGACTTTAACTCATGCCTTCTATGCGGATATGGGGGGTTTTTTGATCGATGGCCCGGGAACCGATCGGCCATTTCCAGTAAACGCGAAGCAGCTTCGATTCCTCATCGAGAAGGGCTACGTCGATTACCCTATGATTGGTGAAGACGACATCAACGATCGGAACAAATCTGACGCGTTCTCTCG TGTGATCGCAGTTTGCCAGGCACTGTGGTTGCTCGTCAACTGCGCCATGCGTGTAGCTCAGGGACTGGCTCTGACGACCTTGGAGCTCACTACCATCTCATTTGTGGTGGTGTTCCTAGTGACGTCTTTCTGCTGGCGCTTCAAGCCATCGGACATCTCGAGCACCCTGACTCTACACGCAAATACCGATATCAACATCATTCGGGAACAG CATTGCCCTTATCCTTCGCAAGAATGGCACGAGACGCCCCTAGACTTTGTGTGTGACGATGTCTCCTTTTGCGCAGTGCACTGGCATTACTACACAGAAATCCTGCGAAAAATGCATATTCCGATGTTTTCACGTCCAATGACCGCAAAACCACGCGATCGCATTGTCAGCGACAACTTTCCCATCACCGACCTGAAGGCCGATTGCATTGCCACCCCAGTGCTGCTTGCATTCGGCTCAATGTTCATGCTTGCCTGGAATTtccactttccttcccccgtCGAACATCTTTTGTGGCGTATCGCCAGTATATACAACCTGGTATTCACCGTCATTGGTGGACTGCATGCCGGTTATTGCGACAAGATTCTGCTGCCCAGGGAGTATAAGCGACGAATGGTTCTGCCCTTGTCGACAGTAAAGACCTCGACTAACCCATCCCGGCAGCGGTCGTGTCTGCGAAACTTAGCAGCCAAGTTGAGAAACATCGATCCGTATCGCAATCCCAAGAGAGAGGTCCCTCTTCGCGTGCTATTTCCCACTTCTGTTCTCTGTGCAGCGTATTGCGTGGGTCGAGCGTACGTTCTGACGGAGGACTTTATCGGACTGCGCAGTTTGCCTGCCAGTGCCTTTCAGACGGTTAGCTGGTCAGACTACGTCCCACATCTGTAA
- a CDS encoding MIP/aquaporin family protein (COG:G;~EggNog:ENOG410PIRP;~InterPro:IPR023271,IPR000425;~PFAM:PF00230;~TransMembrane:5 (o397-428i440-459o487-511i523-541o573-593i);~antiSMASH:Cluster_7.1;~go_component: GO:0016020 - membrane [Evidence IEA];~go_function: GO:0015267 - channel activity [Evidence IEA];~go_process: GO:0055085 - transmembrane transport [Evidence IEA]) produces MTGSPGAHGQRYVHTHSPAAAPGADRRVFSSPEQSDAISPRGENPPTSPLSPTRGRRGTAGDADFVSPTRRVSGRDGSGAGVRRRSSAASRRSGGSGIPSLAPRTTLAERTQGRFTMAGPDETPQLRLAHEPFVQPGYGDLNPSYEQPANSKPVWGLAKPLPRVVRPGMVPTKEELLEARQNIQLPAENSQKLGLEVDPNDLEQGQIEKSADPRKMAAQVEDARIQRENNFMNKILSGDATTTRQGSRLSRTSSSRIRRPSAWDLPPENLSTVPEGETPAPSETHEEPPQMSSEEPLEPVPEEPELRADDGKDGMMMDDLPDLEEIEAAYPEDLHPLVQELVEEEVHNNHTTWSVIRTHHREALAESLGVFVQLFVGFCGDLAVTVADAGNPNTTDWVWGFATMMAIYVSGGVSGAHLNPTITIMLWFYRGFPKSKMPEYFAAQFLGAFIAALAAYGLYYHSIQHYLLTNSTTGIITSFVTSQRETWIGPGTAFFTEFLGTMVLTVVVLALGDDQNAPPGAGMNSLIVGLMVTCNTMSFAYQTGAALNPSRDFGPRLALLALGYGSSLFTNPYWFYGPWAGSLAGSFLGAFLYDFMIFTGGESPVNYPWERTQRAMRKSRMKWGKRLHLSRRDRGEKTVR; encoded by the coding sequence ATGACGGGGAGCCCAGGCGCCCACGGGCAACGGTATGTTCACACGCATTCCcctgcagctgcaccagGAGCTGATCGGAGGGTGTTCTCCTCGCCTGAGCAGTCCGATGCGATCTCCCCTCGAGGAGAGAATCCTCCCACCTCACCTTTATCACCCACCCGCGGCCGTCGAGGAACTGCTGGTGACGCCGACTTTGTTTCTCCCACCCGCCGTGTGTCCGGTCGTGATGGCTCCGGGGCTGGAGTTCGTCGACGCAGTTCCGCCGCTTCCCGCCGCagtggtggcagtggcatTCCCAGTTTGGCGCCACGCACCACGCTGGCTGAACGAACCCAAGGTCGCTTCACCATGGCTGGTCCCGATGAGACGCCTCAGCTGCGCTTGGCCCATGAACCGTTTGTGCAACCCGGCTACGGCGATCTCAATCCGTCCTACGAACAACCCGCCAACTCCAAACCAGTCTGGGGTTTGGCGAAGCCACTTCCTCGTGTCGTCCGACCGGGCATGGTACCGACGAAGGAGGAGCTGTTGGAAGCCCGTCAAAACATTCAGCTGCCAGCCGAAAACTCACAGAAGCTGGGGCTGGAGGTCGATCCCAATGACCTGGAGCAAGGCCAAATCGAGAAGTCGGCTGACCCTCGTAAAATGGCGGCCCAGGTGGAAGATGCCCGGATCCAACGCGAGAACAATTTCATGAACAAGATTCTGAGTGGGGATGCCACCACAACGCGACAAGGCTCGCGCCTCTCGCGCACTTCGTCATCGCGCATCCGCCGTCCATCTGCCTGGGATCTCCCGCCGGAGAACCTGTCAACGGTGCCCGAAGGCGAAACGCCGGCTCCCAGTGAGACCCATGAGGAACCCCCTCAGATGAGTAGTGAGGAGCCCTTGGAGCCCGTGCCGGAGGAGCCCGAGCTGCGCGCTGACGATGGCAAGgacgggatgatgatggacgacCTGCCCGAcctggaggagatcgaggccGCCTATCCGGAAGATCTGCATCCGCTGGTGCAGGAGctagtggaggaggaggtgcacaacaaccacaccacctGGTCCGTCATCCGCACCCATCACCGCGAAGCCCTGGCCGAGTCTCTGGGGGTCTTCGTGCAGCTGTTCGTCGGCTTTTGCGGCGATCTAGCAGTGACCGTGGCCGACGCCGGTAAtcccaacaccaccgactGGGTCTGGGGGTTTGCtaccatgatggccatcTACGTCTCTGGTGGTGTGTCCGGTGCCCACCTCAAcccaaccatcaccatcatgcTCTGGTTCTATCGTGGATTCCCCAAGAGCAAGATGCCCGAGTACTTTGCTGCACAGTTTTTGGGGGCCTTCATCGCCGCGCTCGCCGCGTACGGTCTCTACTATCACTCCATCCAACATTATCTCTTGACCAACTCCACCACgggcatcatcaccagcttCGTGACCAGTCAGCGCGAGACCTGGATCGGTCCTGGCACTGCCTTCTTCACCGAATTCTTGGGCACGATGGTGctgacggtggtggtattggCGCTAGGTGACGATCAGAACGCACCCCCAGGAGCGGGTATGAACTCACTCATCGTGGGTCTCATGGTGACCTGCAATACGATGAGCTTTGCCTACCAGACGGGTGCCGCCTTGAATCCGAGTCGAGACTTTGGGCCGCGACTGGCCTTGCTGGCGCTCGGGTACGGCTCGTCGCTGTTCACCAATCCGTACTGGTTCTATGGGCCGTGGGCCGGATCACTTGCGGGCTCCTTCCTCGGTGCCTTCCTGTACGATTTCATGATCTTCACGGGTGGTGAGTCGCCGGTAAACTACCCCTGGGAACGGACACAGCGGGCGATGCGCAAGAGTCGGATGAAGTGGGGGAAGCGGTTGCATCTGTCTCGCCGAGACCGGGGAGAGAAGACTGTGCGTTAA
- a CDS encoding bifunctional terpene synthase/polyprenyl synthetase family protein (COG:H;~EggNog:ENOG410PK7M;~InterPro:IPR033749,IPR008949,IPR000092;~PFAM:PF19086,PF00348;~SMCOG1182:Polyprenyl synthetase;~antiSMASH:Cluster_7.1;~go_process: GO:0008299 - isoprenoid biosynthetic process [Evidence IEA]), whose amino-acid sequence MALPHLFPDDTSDRVPRASRDLQGFCRDYPLRRHKFEDWANTGSQQCRDDWEQYIGPIERWGCCNPWEGHFSAVVLPFCRPDRIAIISYCFEYAFMYDNVVESAAKSTLNNNTDDIALDETEYRTVRSVTGTKQIQSKMLLDLLSIDPACAEVVIDSWKTMIDTTVKQDKTRAFKNLEEYVDYRIVDTGAPFVDTLMRFGMGLLLTPEEEELVAPIVKPCYAALGLANDYFSFDVEWEEFRKPDSNQTTMTNAVWLFMQWHQVDEEEAKRLVRQVTNDYERGYQQRVQEFIAGKGKSNTKVQLYLTALGCQIPGNVAWSLRCPRYHPWLCEEGSALLQASMEEARDLPNIGKRRSVSGDSISSMSSLWTGASDRSGRSSVSSAPSVDDRGKETDRVILGTEHLIGPAEYIASLPSKGVREAFIDALNVWLALPDRFVSVIKTISKTLHNASLMLDDIEDESPLRRGQPATHTVFGQALTINSANFVLIQAMDQVRLLEDSRCVDIFVEEMRNLFIGQSFDLYWTRQGECPSEDEYREMIRQKTGGLFRLLSRLMMQKTTSKKNRCLPLEPLVDLMGEYFQIRDDYKNLTEEYTGQKGFCEDLDEGKFSFPLIHANKSLPEASDIRIILQHGRQSGGLDIAQKQRVLDHLHESGSMAYTQEALRGLMGEIRHRVDEVEKESGCPNWVLRLLVHRLEV is encoded by the exons ATGGCGCTTCCACATCTATTCCCCGATGATACCTCCGATCGGGTTCCTCGTGCCTCACGGGACCTCCAAGGATTTTGCAGAGATTATCCCCTGCGACGTCATAAATTTGAGGACTGGGCCAACACAGGTTCCCAGCAATGCCGAGACGATTGGGAGCAATATATTGGGCCTATAGAGCGCTGGGGATGCTGTAATCCGTGGGAGGGTCACTTCTCCGCGGTCGTCTTGCCCTTTTGTCGGCCCGATCGCATTGCCATCATTAGCTACTGTTTCGAAT ATGCATTTATGTACGATAATGTGGTTGAATCAGCCGCCAAATCCACA TTGAACAATAACACGGACGATATTGCTCTCGATGAGACAGAGTACCGAACCGTGCGATCTGTCACTGGAACCAAACAGATCCAGTCTAAGATGCTACTCGACCTCCTGTCAATCGACCCTGCATGTGCTGAGGTTGTTATTGACTcctggaagacgatgatCGACACAACGGTAAAGCAGGACAAGACCCGCGCATTCAAGAACCTGGAGGAATACGTGGACTACCGGATTGTTGACACGGGTGCACC GTTTGTGGACACATTAATGCGTTTTGGAATGGGCCTTCTGCTCACgcccgaagaagaggagcttgTCGCTCCTATTGTCAAGCCGTGCTATGCTGCCCTCGGGCTCGCCAATGACTACTTCTCCTTCGATGTCGAGTGGGAAGAGTTTCGAAAGCCAGATTCAAATCAGACCACCATGACGAATGCCGTCTGGTTATTCATGCAATGGCACcaggtggatgaagaggaagccaaACGACTTGTGCGGCAAGTCACAAATGACTACGAAAGAGGGTACCAGCAACGAGTACAAGAATTTATAGCTGGCAAAGGAAAGTCCAATACTAAGGTGCAATTGTATCTCACTGCTTTGGGATGCCAAATTCCAGGGAACGTCGCTTGGAGTCTACGATGTCCTCGGTACCACCCCTGGCTATGTGAGGAAGGCAGTGCCTTATTGCAAGCATCGATGGAAGAGGCTCGCGACTTGCCTAACATAGGTAAAAGACGGAGTGTCTCAGGAGATAGTATCTCGTCTATGTCCTCCCTCTGGACTGGGGCAAGTGATCGTTCTGGGCGATCATCAGTTTCATCGGCTCCTTCTGTTGACGACAGGGGAAAGGAGACGGACCGGGTTATACTCGGAACAGAG CACCTCATTGGTCCAGCAGAGTATATcgcctctctcccctccaaaGGTGTTCGCGAGGCCTTTATCGACGCGCTGAACGTGTGGCTTGCTCTCCCGGATCGCTTCGTAAGCGTCATAAAGACCATTTCAAAGACTTTACATAATGCCTCTCTGAT GCTGGATGACATTGAAGACGAATCGCCTCTGCGTCGGGGCCAGCCCGCGACACACACCGTCTTTGGACAGGCACTAACCATCAACTCCGCTAACTTTGTCCTGATCCAGGCTATGGATCAAGTGAGGCTATTGGAGGACTCACGTTGTGTGGACATCTTCGTCGAAGAGATGCGTAATCTGTTCATTGGTCAGAGTTTCGATCTGTACTGGACACGGCAGGGCGAGTGTCCGTCGGAGGACGAATACCGGGAGATGATACGTCAAA AAACTGGTGGTCTCTTCCGGCTATTATCTCGGTTGATGATGCAAAAGACcacatcgaagaagaaccg ATGCCTCCCATTGGAACCTCTTGTCGACCTTATGGGGGAATATTTCCAAATCCGAGATGATTACAAGAACCTTACTGAAGAG TACACTGGACAGAAGGGTTTTTGCGAAGATCTAGACGAGGGAaagttctcttttcccctcattcATGCCAATAAGTCATTGCCTGAAGCATCGGATATTCGAATCATTTTACAGCACGGCCGCCAATCAGGCGGACTTGATATCGCGCAGAAGCAGCGCGTATTGGACCATCTCCACGAGAGCGGAAGCATGGCATACACGCAAGAAGCACTTCGAGGCCTGATGGGTGAGATCCGGCATCGGGTCGACGAGGTGGAAAAGGAATCGGGCTGCCCGAACTGGGTTCTGAGACTCCTTGTTCACCGACTGGAAGTGTGA
- a CDS encoding CRAL-TRIO domain-containing protein (COG:I;~EggNog:ENOG410PV7T;~InterPro:IPR036273,IPR001251,IPR036865;~PFAM:PF00650;~antiSMASH:Cluster_7.1): protein MGELAPDQSTALEIFKGCCSAEGLLGHREGLQAGDVEDGITDNTTLLRFLEARRRDPEDALKQLQEAAKFQADRQVLRLYDLISVKDYEETRKLYPHWTGRRDRRGRPILALDVTHLNASTMAAWRKTREIPRQTDMILPSPIIPDMEQRAAIHFDSLTRFVLPLCTAMSDRPDPTVPVTKAIYIVDASAISLKQAWDLRDFARDISWILSTCYPETIDRIIVGNAPFYFAKIWAFMKNFVDPMTADKLEITRPADAYATMARYMGHENIPSQFGGGFQFTNGMLPDLDDGIRQALQWPISGKEAFPQGPLKWTEDENGQRRAVATGSIDSRQRCEEVAILPVKSTTHSQLPN, encoded by the exons ATGGGAGAGTTAGCCCCAGACCAGTCGACCGCGCTTGAGATTTTCAAGGGTTGCTGTTCTGCAGAAGGCCTATTGGGGCATCGGGAAGGGTTACAGgctggggatgtggaagatGGGATCACCGACAACACTACCCTTTT ACGATTCTTGGAGGCCCGTCGCAGGGACCCGGAGGACGCCCTAAAACAATTGCAGGAGGCAGCTAAGTTTCAGGCTGATAGACAAGTTCTCCGTCTGTATGATCTGATCTCCGTGAAGGATTATGAGGAGACACGAAAGCTG TATCCTCACTGGACGGGACGACGGGACCGCCGAGGGCGACCTATACTGGCGCTCGATGTCACTCATTTGAACGCATCGACTATGGCAGCCTGGAGGAAGACGCGTGAGATTCCGAGGCAAACAGACATGATTTTACCAAGTCCAATCATTCCGGATATGGAACAACGTGCAGCAATACATTTTGATAGCCTTACTCGATTCGTGCTCCCGCTTTGTACAGCCATGAGCGACCGTCCTGATCCGACTGTCCCCGTCACCAAAGCCATCTACATCGTCGATGCCTCTGCCATCTCTCTGAAGCAGGCCTGGGATTTGCGGGATTTCGCACGCGATATTAGCTGGATCCTATCGACCTGCTATCCAGAGACCATTGATCGGATCATT GTGGGCAATGCGCCCTTTTATTTCGCCAAGATTTGGGCTTTCATGAAGAACTTTGTCGACCCCATGACGGCGGACAAGCTGGAGATCACCAGGCCCGCGGATGCATACGCGACCATGGCACGATACATGGGACACGAGAATATTCCAAGCCAATTCGGAGGAGGTTTCCAGTTCACAAATGGGATGTTGCCGGATTTGGATGATGGCATACGGCAGGCTCTACAATGGCCCATCTCCGGTAAGGAGGCATTTCCGCAAGGGCCACTCAAGTGGACCGAAGACGAGAATGGCCAGCGACGGGCCGTGGCAACAGGAAGCATTGATAGTCGGCAGCGATGCGAGGAGGTTGCAATCCTTCCAGTAAAATCGACAACACATTCCCAGCTACCGAATTGA
- a CDS encoding tellurite-resistance/dicarboxylate transporter family protein (COG:I;~EggNog:ENOG410Q2DC;~InterPro:IPR004695,IPR030185;~PFAM:PF03595;~TransMembrane:10 (i21-40o52-73i104-126o132-159i171-192o204-223i244-265o285-312i324-341o361-380i);~antiSMASH:Cluster_7.1;~go_component: GO:0016021 - integral component of membrane [Evidence IEA];~go_function: GO:0015140 - malate transmembrane transporter activity [Evidence IEA];~go_process: GO:0055085 - transmembrane transport [Evidence IEA];~go_process: GO:0071423 - malate transmembrane transport [Evidence IEA]), which produces MSQDVEGGYTMSPIRRVTSSVTWGWYAISLSWGGIAVLLHQTPNQFTGLTTIGTIVFIANLVIYTTVTLCLLFEAVRPQKTPKPLEESPSFAARWLHIKKPQDLYFVPVSLLAFATIIFCTSYYGTPHCGRWLILTLNVFFWVYTGVSLLLSIVLGWWIPYTGTNHGDHFAIVNILPYFPPMLSGTMAGVLAPNQGPAQAVPMLVGGTTMQGFGFLMFLVVLVQSLTEMSSEGLPVPNFRPEMFIAVGPPSFTIIAMISMADAAVEKLPTQYISAATSVRTADVLLIVAVAASVFLWILAFFLFCMAALSMLEALRHRTIRFELIWWCMVFPITGFVLATIDLGEYLASPAIEWVGTGMTIFQVCLWLTITACQLFKWMYKREF; this is translated from the coding sequence ATGAGCCAGGATGTAGAAGGAGGCTATACAATGTCTCCCATTCGCAGGGTTACCTCATCGGTAACCTGGGGCTGGTATGCCATCTCACTCAGCTGGGGTGGGATAGCGGTACTGCTGCACCAAACCCCAAACCAGTTCACAGGCCTCACGACCATCGGAACCATCGTCTTCATAGCCAACCTCGTCATCTACACCACAGTTACCCTCTGCCTCCTCTTCGAGGCTGTCCGACCACAGAAGACCCCCAAGCCCTTGGAGGAGTCACCCAGTTTCGCCGCCCGGTGGCTGCATATCAAGAAGCCCCAGGACCTGTACTTTGTCCCAGTCTCGCTGCTCGCCTTTGcgaccatcatcttctgcaccTCCTACTATGGCACCCCGCATTGTGGCCGCTGGTTAATCCTCACCCTGAACGTCTTCTTCTGGGTCTACACTGGCGTCTCGCTATTGCTCTCCATTGTCCTGGGCTGGTGGATCCCGTATACCGGCACAAACCATGGTGACCACTTTGCCATTGTGAACATCCTACCCTACTTTCCACCCATGCTCAGTGGCACCATGGCCGGCGTGTTGGCCCCGAACCAGGGCCCCGCTCAGGCGGTGCCCATGCTTGTAGGCGGCACCACCATGCAAGGATTTGGATTCCTCATGTTCCTGGTCGTTCTGGTGCAGAGCCTGACGGAGATGTCCAGCGAGGGTCTCCCGGTGCCGAATTTCCGACCGGAGATGTTCATCGCAGTGGGCCCGCCCAGTTTCACAATCATCGCCATGATCAGCATGGCGGACGCTGCGGTGGAAAAACTCCCAACCCAATATATCAGTGCCGCAACAAGTGTGCGCACCGCGGATGTCCTGCTCATTGTTGCTGTGGCCGCGTCGGTATTCCTATggatcttggccttctttctcttctgcaTGGCGGCACTAAGCATGCTGGAGGCTCTCCGGCACCGCACCATTCGCTTCGAGCTTATCTGGTGGTGCATGGTTTTTCCCATCACCGGGTTCGTTCTGGCGACAATCGACTTGGGGGAGTATTTGGCTTCACCGGCGATCGAGTGGGTTGGGACGGGGATGACCATCTTTCAGGTGTGTTTATGGTTGACGATCACGGCCTGCCAACTATTCAAATGGATGTATAAAAGGGAGTTCTAG
- a CDS encoding dienelactone hydrolase family protein (COG:Q;~EggNog:ENOG410PG4C;~InterPro:IPR002925,IPR029058;~PFAM:PF01738;~antiSMASH:Cluster_7.1;~go_function: GO:0016787 - hydrolase activity [Evidence IEA]), with protein MTSNAPSECCMAGHLHDGRASGEIQELANISTYIAYPPDRSTKNAILFLTDGNGHRFINAHLMADQFAARGFLVVMPDLFHGDPIPVDHGPDFDIMGWYNQHLPDKVDPIVNAILGEMRTTLGCQRVGAVGYCFGGKYVCRYLKAGKLNAGFVAHPTMVTVEELEGVEGPLSIAAAIVDPVFTTANRHESEGILARVGVPFQINLFSDVEHGFAVRCDPAEPRQRFAKESVFEQAVAWFDRYVKE; from the exons ATGACTTCCAATGCACCATCTGAATGCTGCATGGCAGGACATCTGCACGACGGCAGGGCCAGTGGGGAGATCCAAGAACTTGCCAACA TCTCGACGTACATCGCCTATCCACCTGATCGGTCGACAAAGAATGCCATCTTGTTTCTCACTGATGGCAATGGCCATCGCTTTATCAACGCCCATTTGATGGCGGACCAGTTTGCCGCCCGTGGCTTCCTCGTCGTTATGCCCGACCTCTTCCACGGCGATCCCATCCCAGTCGATCATGGGCCTGACTTTGATATCATGGGCTGGTACAACCAACACCTGCCGGATAAGGTTGATCCCATTGTCAATGCTATACTAGGGGAAATGCGCACTACCCTCGGCTGTCAGCGAGTCGGCGCTGTCGGGTATTGTTTCGGCGGCAAATATGTGTGTCGCTACCTCAAAGCTGGCAAACTAAACGCAGGGTTCGTTGCCCACCCAACCATGgtgacggtggaggagctggagggggTCGAAGGGCCGTTGAGCATTGCTGCAGCCA TTGTTGATCCCGTCTTCACCACTGCCAACCGCCACGAGAGTGAGGGGATCCTAGCTAGAGTTGGTGTTCCTTTTCAGATAAATTTATTCTCTGATGTAGAGCACGGATTTGCGGTCCGCTGTGATCCAGCAGAGCCGCGGCAGAGATTCGCCAAAGAATCAGTATTTGAGCAGGCTGTGGCATGGTTCGATCGGTATGTGAAGGAGTGA